GCGCGACTACCTCGTCGATAGCAGCTGCTTCGCCCCCAGGCTGGAGCATGCCGCGCGCGAACGATCAAACTGCCGAGTGGTCGCAAGCACTCCCCTTTGCGCTCGACCTTCGCGCGAGTCCCGCCTGGGAATCACTCGACCCCGGAACAACCGATCAGCTTGCGCCGCGCGGACTCTCTGATAGCCTTCCTGCCACAGACGATGCTCCCGAAATGGCCTACTCGAGCCAGCGACTCGCCGCGACACTCGCGCCACACGAGGCTCTGCTGACGCTCGGTTTTGCACTCACAGGGGAGTTTGTCTGGAACCTGTTTCGCTGCGAGCAGGATGATCTTGCGCTCGTGGCCAGCGATGCCGGTAGTGGCTCGGCGACCGATGAGCAGCGCGTGCAAAGCGCGATCGATCGGCTCGAGATGGCGATGCGCTTGGCCTGGCCCATCGATGCAGCAGCGTCGTGGAAATCGCAGGTGGAGTCGGAAGTAGCCGCGATCAGTTTCGGGCTCCGTAAATCGCTCGATCGCGCGACACTCGAGCGGCAATACCGGCTGCTGCTCGATCGGCTCGCCGAGTTTCGTCCCTTGGTGGCTGCCGCGCGCAGCGCGTTTGACGCTGCATTTTCCGGTTCCGCAGCGATCTCGAGCGCCGACTGGAATGCCTGGTGGCAGAACGCGCTGGCCGAGCTTCCCGATACCGCGACCGTTGAAAGCGAACTCCACGAGCGACTTGCAAGCGCCCTCGACAATCTGCTCGCGGAGCTTTCGACGATCCTTCCCATCGCGACGATCGCCACGCATCTTCGCCCCGACGATCACCTGCTGCTGCAAGTCGAAGGAACGCTGCATGCGATTCCGCTGGCGATGCTCCACGCTGGTGGTGCTGCAGGCTCACGTGAAAAATTTCTGTGCGAGCAGGTCAGCACGTTGCAGGTGATCCCCTCGCTCTTGGCCCTTGCCGATTTGCGTCAGGCAGAAGCAGCGGCGAACTTCGACTCGTCTCGACCACAGCTTCTTTCGCTCTCTTCGCTCGACAGAGACGACCCGCGCGAAGCACCGGTAGCGCAGCTGTTCGAGCGTCAGCAAGCGGCGCTCCGCGCGGAGCTGTTGGGCCAAACGCCGATCGCTATCGACTGGACGATCGCTGGCAGCGATCCCCCCGGGTCGTACAGCACACTGCAAACGATGCTCGCCGAGCGCCGCGCAATTCCGCTCGCTACGCTGGTGGGACATGGAAGCAGCTCTCCCGGCGGCATGCTCCTGCAAGCGTCGCCCCCTGAAGCTCGCGAGCGCTACGAGCTGTGGACTGGCAGCGAGCTTTGGACTGCCACGAGCGAGCGAACTGCTACCCGCGCGATGACTGAGGATCTTGCGGCGGTCCAGCTGCTGCTGCAAGTGAGCTGCAGCATCGGGCGCATTCGCCAGTCGGGGCTGCAGGACTTCGATGGATTTTGCATTCGGCTGTTCGAGAGTGGCCTGCGCTCGACCATCGCCGCCCGCTGGCGCATTCATGGTAGCCAAGCGGTGCTCTTAGCGACAGAAATCGCACGCGACTATTTGACCCGCCGCATGCGCGAAGCCGATGCGCCGACCAATCACCGGCGCGACCGGGCTGAGAGTCTCGCTGCAGTGCGGCTCCGCTGGATTCACGAATTACGCAGCAGCGATGCCGCGACAGCAGCGCGAGCCCGCGAGCGGTCGGCCACACTCGCGGCGTTTGAGCTGTTTGGCCTCGGCTAGTGCTCCGTCTATCGATCGATTTCAAGCAAAACCGGGTGGCTACTAGCTGGCTTGTCCAGCAGTGTGCACCTCTATAATCTCAAAACCGTGTTGAGCTACGCACAACGCAGGCACCAACTGAACGTGACATTGATTGCTTGACGAAGTCGTAGGTCAGGTCCCCTCTCAGGGACCTGACGGGAGTTGATCCGGCAATTCTCGATCCGGTTTCACCACGCTTGTCCCGCGTCTCGACGTGGGGGTTCTAACGTGCCGGGTGCCTGCTCTTCTCGCGGGGCTTTGCAGCTACAACGTGCTCTCTACTGGCAATGTCCACTCCCGTCAGATCCCCTCCAGGCATCTGGACCTACTCGAGCGCCAATCGATCGATAGCTGAACTACTTCGACGCGTCGCGCGCTACTCCACTTCGAGACCGGCCCGCACACCTTGTAGCGAAGTCAAAATGGTCTCGAGCTGCGAGCGAATCAGTGCGCACTCGTTCAGCTGCTCGTCGATCGTTTGCTCCTGCTGCTGTCGATCGACGATCACCGACTCGAGCTGTCCGCGCACTTCGTCGACCATCACCCCCATCTGCTCCCCCATGGTGTCGCGCATCTTGGTGATCATCTCCAGCACCTGCTGACGAATCACCCCTTCAAGACGCACCTGCTCGCGCAGTAGCGCCGTCGACAGCGCTGAAGTTGCGGCCGCACGAATTTCACTCGCTGCTTGTTGGGCCTTGAAGATTGTCCGTCCGAGGCTGATCGCTCCAAGGGTAATTCCGACGACCGGAATGGTGAACTTCATCATCACCATCGCGAAGCCGAGGATGCCGTTGAAGATCACACCATTGACCACCTTATCGGCCCCGTGGCTGGCCCCTTCGATCATCGCTCCCCAGCCTCCCAGGATTCCGAGTCCCGCGCCAGCAATCCGGTTGAGCGCCGAAACCTCTTGCGTCTTTCGTTCGGGGATCAGGCTGACGGTGGCGGTGATGCTTTGCTGGTACTCTTCGAGGCTCATCATGAAATGCTTTGCTTGCTCGTCGAGCTGCGTCACGAGCTCGGTGTGATGCGCGCGGAGAATCTCCATCAGCACCGTCTCTTGCCATTTCTTCACCTCTTGATCGACGTACTTTTGCAGCGAGTCGATCACCTTATCTTCGACTTTTTGTTTGCTCCGAATCGTCTCCCAGATGCCGACATCGACAGCCGCAGCGCGCTGCGCCAGACCGGTATCAATTTGCCGAATGAGGGAGCGGAGAGAGCTTTGCGCGTCGGTGACCATCACATCGCCGCGGCGCTCGATGGTGTGCAAAATGCGCTCGCGCTGACGCTCGACCGCATCGAGCTTGGGACGCTGTTTTTCCATCATCAACTGCAGCTCTTCGAGCGGCTGTTTGAGCAGTTTTTCGCGGTAGGGCAGGAGCTGCAAAATCCCTTCGCTCACCGCATTTTCTCCCATGCGAATCGGTGTTCGCAGTTTGACACGTCCTCGCTCGCGCGCCAGGAATGTCTCGAGCGCCCGCTCAAACTCAGGGACTCCCGACCGGGTAAGCAGTGGCTCTTGATTTTGCAAACGTCCTGCCAGCGCGTCGCGAGCGGCGACATAAAAAACGCGGGGACGGCCACCGACACGCGGCTCAAGTTTTTCGCGCGACAGCCGCTTCAGATCGCTCACATCTTCGGGTGAATCACGCACCGCATCAAACCGGTTCCAGAGGAAAAAGACATCGCTGAGATCGCGGCTCGCCAGTTCGTTTTCGATGAACGAACGCTCGCTCGACGAGAACTGCTGTTCGCACGAGAGGACGATCACCATCGCATCGGCATCGACCAGGAACGAGCGAGTCACCTCGGTCCGAGTTTCTGATTCGTTGAGCCCCGGCGAATCGACAATCTCGACGTTTTGACGACAGAGCTCGAGTGGATAAAAGACTTCGCAGTGCGAATAGGGACTCACATTCCGCCGCTGTCCCGTTGCTTCATCGACATCGTCTTGCTCGTCGACTTTGATCGTCACCAGATCCTTGAGCGCAGCGGGATTGGCTTCCAGATCGACCTCCAGCGGCGCGCTAACGATCTCAGGATCATCGTCGCGAAAATAGAGGACCGCGCGTTTCTTTTCACCGAAGCGAATTCGCGTAATCACCGCCGTGCACGGTGCCACTTTTGCCGGAAGAACATTTTGTCCCAACAGGGCGTTGATCAGGGTCGATTTGCCGCGCTTGAACTCGCCAGCGATCAGCACCTTGAACGTATCGGACTCAAGCGCCTTGCGAACGCGCGCGATTTGATCGGCGCGCGAAATGGAATCGAGACGTCGAAAGGCTTGCTCGAGCTGCACGAGCAACTGGCCGACGTGCGCTCGGTCGCGCGCAAAAGTTTCAAACGTGGGTGCGGATGTCATGGAAGTTTCTCCGTCGAGCTGACGCCATCGGCTGGAAGTTGAATTTGAGCAAGTAAGGTGCGGCAAACCTGAATCACTTCGTGGGGCGAGTCGGTCTGCTGAACGCGATCGGCTGTCTGGTCGGGTCTGCTCGGCTCGAGCGCTTGCACCAGCTGCTCGAACCAGCGATCGCTCTGCACTTTCATGTCACTAGCGATCCGCTCGGTCGAGGCATCGATCCACTCAGCGAGCTGGGTGGTGATTGCGGCGCGCTCGGCCTCGAGCTGGGCTTCGGCCATGTGCCGCCGGCGGTTGTTCGTGACGATGATTCCAATCACCGAAACGACAGCGGCGGCGAGCGGAGGCATGATCATGATCGGGATCGAGAGGGCGGCAATCGTCGCGGTGAGGGCAATGTAGTCGCGCTTGCCATGTTTTTTTTCGACCTCGGGACGACTTGCGACATCGACCTGCAGCTGCGAGCAGCTGGTGCTCTCGATCGACTGGCCGAGAGGGACAAAAATCCGTTCGCTCTCGAGCAAACTGCGCATCCGCCGAGCGTAGAGACTCGCCGCCTCTTCGCCTGCTTGCTTGAGATCGCGCACCAGATGAGCGGTCGCTTCGTGCTGCAGATACTCGAGCGATGCCGACGCTAGTCGGGCCGAGAGTTCGAGCGACAGCTGCGACGCGCGGCCGCGCAGCTGCGCAATGGCCTCGCGCTGGGTCAGGCGATGTTCCCCCTCGAGCATCGAGCGATTACGCGCGGTGGGATCGCTCTCGGCGCGCTCGGGAGGAGGCTCGGGCAACAGCAGCTCGCTCCGGTCGAGCAGATGGGCCAGCAGAGTGGTCCACCGAACCGCCGCGGCGGGAATGCCAGCGGCAAGCCGCGCGCGAAGTGCCGCTGCAGGATCTTGCGTGACAAGCTCAATCTGAGCCGCTCGGCGCGAGACAAAACGCTCGAGCCGCGTGGCTAGTTCCTCGCGATCTGCGGCGCTTGCGACGCTGTCGAGGTCGCTCACCACTAGCATCACCGGCGCTGCAGCGTAGGGCAACACGAGTTCGTCGAGGACCCGCTGTTCGCTCGTCGAGAGGAGCTGATGCGCGGTGAGGGTCATTACGACGACGGCCGAGCGGAGGCTGACTCGCAGCAGCGACTCGACCGACGCTTCGCTTCGCAAATCGGGAAGGGAAGCAACGGCCCAGTGGCCATGGCCGAGCAGCGGCGAAGGGAGTTGCACCAGCACCCCGGGTCCGATATCGCGCGGACGTAGCGGCAGCTCGAGCGGTTCGCTATTTCCCGAAAGCAGCGTGGCGCTGGCGGCTGTGCCGTAAGCAATCGTGATCGGCCCGGCACTCTCTTGCCAGTTCCCCGCAAAAAGTTCGGTCTCGAGGAGCTGATTCACCAGCAGCAGACGCTGTTTGGCCGAGCTTCCCAAAATCGTGACGCAGGGAATTTCGGCAGCAGCCAGCTGCGCCGCTGTCGCCGCTTCGTTTCGTACTTCGCGAAAGCTTCGAATGGCGGTGGCCAGTTTCGAAAAACTGCCATGCTGATGACCGGGCAGCTCTTGCTCGACCCGCGTCACCACATCGGCCATCACACCAATGGCTGCCTGCAGGTTGGTCGGAATAGTGACGCGCGCCGCGAGTGATTTGGCAGAGATGGGGCTACCACAGCTGCTGCAGAAGCGAGCTTGATCGCGCAGCGGAGTTCCACAATGGTTGCAGTTCATTTCGACGACTCCTCGCCAGGATGCGAACTGGAGGTTTTGATCGAGCGGAGCGGCGCACCGCAGCTGAAACAAAAACGATCGCTGGAAGTCAGGGGCGTTTTACAAACGCTACAGACGACCGCTTGCTGCTGAGGTGCCTCGAGCAGCAGCACCGATTGTTGGGCGAGCGCGACGGCCTCGCTCCGAAGTTTTTGATACCCCTCCTCGCGAATCCAGCGATCGAGTTCCTTCACGCGCCGAATCGGCCAGGGATGGGTCAGTTCATGTTCGGTCGGAGCCCCACGCAGCATCGAAGTCATGTTGCTATCGAACTCCTCGCTCAGCTCGCGGGCTTGCTCGAGACAAGCATCGAGGTTCAGCGTCACTGGCACAGGTGTGCTGAAACGCATTAAGCGGAGCAGCGTTTGCATCGCAGCGTCGAAGCTGTCGCAGGCTAGCAGCCCCGCGCGATCGGCGGAGTATTCGGCCGAGCGAATGAAGTGCATCAGCTGCGAGAAAGCGACCGACTTCACGATGCCGCCAACCACCGGAATCAGATCGACGAGCCCCAGCATTTTGACACCGATTTGCTGGAAATAGACATGCTTGAACAAGATGTGGCCGAGTTCGTGTCCGATCACGAACTGCAACTCTTCGCGCGAGAGTGACTCGACCAGCCCACCGCCGATCACCACGTGAGGAGTTTCAACACCGGCTGTCCAGGCGTTCGTGCCGTAGCCAATGAAGAAGTCGGGATAGGGATAGACACCGAGCGTGCGACAGCAGTGCCGAAAAAGTTCGTGCAGCGACGGGAACTGCTTTTCGCTAACGCGGAGGTTCGTTGCCAGGTTGACAGCCCGCATCTGATACTCGGTGAAGAGTTCGCTATGCACACGAACCAAATCGCCGAAGCCTGCCGACTCGCGCAAGAGCGACATTGCATGCTCATCTTGATGATGTCGATAGCGTCCTGGCGAGAGAGACGCAAAGCTGTGCGCCGGCGTGGTCGACGGCACCAGTTGCTGCGAAAGGGGCTCGAAACGAGGGATATTCATACTTTTTTCCTACTCACTGCGCTTTCTTTGAACGATCCCCAGCGACTGACTGGCGGCGAGTTGCATCAGATGATCGAGGCGCTGATCTTGCCGCTCGAGCCGCTGCTGAAGCGCCTCGAGATGCGCGAGCTGATCGCGCTCGTTCTGCAATCGACGACGCTCTTGCTCCATCACTCCAGCGATCCACTGGCGATAGTGCCGGACCTGCACGCGCAAATTCTCCTGAATCGCGAGGCACATGTTTTGAGCCAGCGACGGGGCACTTTGCTTCATGGTCGCAATGGGACTTTCCATCACCGATTCAAACAGGGTGTCGACTTCGCTCGCGCACTCTTCTTTGACTGCACTAAACGACTTGCCCGACATCCAGCCGAGCACCCCTCCGACAAGGCCACCGATCACCGTTCCGACCCCCGGAATGATCGAGCCGACACCAGCGCCGACCGCAGCGCCGCCGAGAATCCCACCCATGTTTGAGGAGGCGATCGACTGCACTTTCTCGGCCAGCGAACCGGCGAGATCGCTCATGTCGACATCGGTCCGGACATCGGTGGTCGAAGCAATTTCGCCCACTTGGAGGTGAAACTTTTCACCGACAATGCGGTAGCGCTCGCGGAGGCCTGCGAAGAGTTGATTTTGAATGCGGCGCAGCTCTCCTTCCGCTTGCGACTGGAGTTCCTGTTGCAAACTCGTGCTGAGGTATGACAAGTCGCGCTCGACGCGCGACTGCAGATTCGTGAGCAGCTCGCGGAGCTGATTGGAGTTCGCGCAGTCGGTGATCTCTTGCCGAATGCGCGACTTTACTTCCGAGAGTTTCAGCTCTAAGTGACTCGTGCCGTTGCTGGCCAAAACGGTCGAAAGTCGCTTGATTTGCGGCAAGATTTTGCCCACTTCGGTTTCGCAGTAGATCACCGGATCGGGAATCTGCTGCGCTTCGAGCGCGGCAATTGTGGTGCGATAGGCTTGCTCGGCGGCGGCGCTTGCCGCGCGAATCTGCTCGGTGAATTGCCGGATCGCCACCACTGCGCGGGCTGCCACAATCATCGGCCGTTCGTGCGAGAGAATCTG
This window of the Pirellula staleyi DSM 6068 genome carries:
- a CDS encoding dynamin family protein, whose product is MTSAPTFETFARDRAHVGQLLVQLEQAFRRLDSISRADQIARVRKALESDTFKVLIAGEFKRGKSTLINALLGQNVLPAKVAPCTAVITRIRFGEKKRAVLYFRDDDPEIVSAPLEVDLEANPAALKDLVTIKVDEQDDVDEATGQRRNVSPYSHCEVFYPLELCRQNVEIVDSPGLNESETRTEVTRSFLVDADAMVIVLSCEQQFSSSERSFIENELASRDLSDVFFLWNRFDAVRDSPEDVSDLKRLSREKLEPRVGGRPRVFYVAARDALAGRLQNQEPLLTRSGVPEFERALETFLARERGRVKLRTPIRMGENAVSEGILQLLPYREKLLKQPLEELQLMMEKQRPKLDAVERQRERILHTIERRGDVMVTDAQSSLRSLIRQIDTGLAQRAAAVDVGIWETIRSKQKVEDKVIDSLQKYVDQEVKKWQETVLMEILRAHHTELVTQLDEQAKHFMMSLEEYQQSITATVSLIPERKTQEVSALNRIAGAGLGILGGWGAMIEGASHGADKVVNGVIFNGILGFAMVMMKFTIPVVGITLGAISLGRTIFKAQQAASEIRAAATSALSTALLREQVRLEGVIRQQVLEMITKMRDTMGEQMGVMVDEVRGQLESVIVDRQQQEQTIDEQLNECALIRSQLETILTSLQGVRAGLEVE
- a CDS encoding zinc ribbon domain-containing protein, which codes for MNCNHCGTPLRDQARFCSSCGSPISAKSLAARVTIPTNLQAAIGVMADVVTRVEQELPGHQHGSFSKLATAIRSFREVRNEAATAAQLAAAEIPCVTILGSSAKQRLLLVNQLLETELFAGNWQESAGPITIAYGTAASATLLSGNSEPLELPLRPRDIGPGVLVQLPSPLLGHGHWAVASLPDLRSEASVESLLRVSLRSAVVVMTLTAHQLLSTSEQRVLDELVLPYAAAPVMLVVSDLDSVASAADREELATRLERFVSRRAAQIELVTQDPAAALRARLAAGIPAAAVRWTTLLAHLLDRSELLLPEPPPERAESDPTARNRSMLEGEHRLTQREAIAQLRGRASQLSLELSARLASASLEYLQHEATAHLVRDLKQAGEEAASLYARRMRSLLESERIFVPLGQSIESTSCSQLQVDVASRPEVEKKHGKRDYIALTATIAALSIPIMIMPPLAAAVVSVIGIIVTNNRRRHMAEAQLEAERAAITTQLAEWIDASTERIASDMKVQSDRWFEQLVQALEPSRPDQTADRVQQTDSPHEVIQVCRTLLAQIQLPADGVSSTEKLP
- a CDS encoding M48 family metallopeptidase, which produces MNIPRFEPLSQQLVPSTTPAHSFASLSPGRYRHHQDEHAMSLLRESAGFGDLVRVHSELFTEYQMRAVNLATNLRVSEKQFPSLHELFRHCCRTLGVYPYPDFFIGYGTNAWTAGVETPHVVIGGGLVESLSREELQFVIGHELGHILFKHVYFQQIGVKMLGLVDLIPVVGGIVKSVAFSQLMHFIRSAEYSADRAGLLACDSFDAAMQTLLRLMRFSTPVPVTLNLDACLEQARELSEEFDSNMTSMLRGAPTEHELTHPWPIRRVKELDRWIREEGYQKLRSEAVALAQQSVLLLEAPQQQAVVCSVCKTPLTSSDRFCFSCGAPLRSIKTSSSHPGEESSK